One window of Hypanus sabinus isolate sHypSab1 chromosome 10, sHypSab1.hap1, whole genome shotgun sequence genomic DNA carries:
- the ube3d gene encoding E3 ubiquitin-protein ligase E3D isoform X2, which produces MEEQIDFFFSTNSTDDISCGTLWDTFKAYIRGQIISYSVGLRKRTKMETLLLVDKIKEIDKKYSIAPSKELYKQRVELQMEHSLLLTSSIENQLMKSRSDFYIYSDKSGKLLASQLKNALVKCQITKIGQQNGNLTVNHDEINKAFQDFYTSLYQSEFPQDHNTMSDFLGKLNFPRLSSDDLLILDTPITDLEIKGAISSMNSGKAPGPDGYTVEFLNFFSATLSPWLGKVFEEAIRLGNLPQSFYRASISLILKKDKDPTNCASYRPISLLNVDSKIFSKLLASRLEKVLPKIISDDQTGFIKNRYSFFNIRRLLNIVYTPSHDTSECVISLDAEKAFDRVEWPYLFNVLDKFNFSPIFMD; this is translated from the coding sequence atggaggagcagatcgacttcttcttttcaactaattctacagatgatatttcctgcggaacactttgggacacttttaaagcgtatatacgtggacagattatttcttattctgttggtttgaggaaacgtactaagatggaaactctcttattggttgataaaattaaagagattgataagaaatattcgattgctcctagtaaggagctttacaaacaaagggttgaacttcaaatggaacatagtttattacttacatcctcgattgaaaatcaattaatgaaatctAGATCTGATTTTTACAtatatagtgataaatctggtaaactgttagctagtcaattgaagaatgctttggttaaatgtcagatcactaagattggtcagcagaatgggaatctgacagttaatcatgatgagataaataaggcatttcaagacttctatacctccctgtatcaatctgaatttcctcaagatcataataccatgtctgattttcttgggaaattaaattttccaagattatcatctgatgatcttttgatattggatactcctattacggatttagaaattaaaggggctatttcctcaatgaattctgggaaagcaccgggtccagatggttatacagttgaatttttaaattttttttctgctactctttccccttggttaggtaaggtctttgaggaagccattagattggggaatttgccacaatctttttatagagcttccatttctttaatattgaagaaagataaagaccctactaattgtgcttcttatagacctatatctttattgaatgtagactccaagattttttccaagttactggcatctagattggagaaggtattacccaaaattatttcagatgatcaaactggttttattaaaaatcgttattctttttttaacattaggagattgttgaatattgtttatactccctcacatgacacttcagaatgcgtgatttcattagatgcagagaaagcatttgatagagttgaatggccttacttatttaatgtgttggataagtttaattttagtccgatatttatggattaa